A single Glycine soja cultivar W05 chromosome 14, ASM419377v2, whole genome shotgun sequence DNA region contains:
- the LOC114385062 gene encoding UDP-glycosyltransferase 87A1-like: MHNSGGGGSDGVCHVVAMPFPGRGHINPMMNLCKILASKRPNEILITFVVTEEWLGFIGAEPKPDAVRLAAIPNVVPPERLKAANFPAFYEAVVTEMQAPFERLLDRLQPPPTAILGCVELRWPIAVANRRNIPVAAFWTMSASFYSMLHHLDVFARHRGLTVDKDTMDGQAENIPGISSAHLADLRTVLHENDQRVMQLALECISKVPRANYLLLTTVQELEAETIESLKAIFPFPVYPIGPAIPYLELGQNPLNNDHSHDYIKWLDSQPPESVLYISFGSFLSVSTTQMDQIVEALNSSEVRYLWVARANASFLKEKCGDKGMVVPWCDQLKVLSHSSVGGFWSHCGWNSTLEALFAGVPMLTFPLFLDQVPNSSQIVDEWKNGSKVETSKLDSEVIVAKEKIEELVKRFMDLQSQEGKEIRDRAREIKVMCLRAIAAGGSSYGNLDAFIRDISKPLTH, from the exons ATGCATAACTCCGGCGGCGGCGGAAGCGACGGCGTGTGCCACGTGGTGGCGATGCCGTTTCCGGGGAGAGGCCACATCAACCCGATGATGAACCTGTGCAAGATCCTTGCATCGAAGAGACCCAACGAGATTCTCATAACCTTCGTGGTCACCGAGGAGTGGCTTGGCTTCATCGGCGCCGAGCCCAAGCCGGACGCCGTTCGCCTCGCCGCCATCCCCAACGTGGTCCCTCCCGAGCGCCTCAAAGCCGCTAACTTTCCCGCGTTCTATGAAGCCGTCGTGACAGAGATGCAGGCGCCGTTCGAGCGGCTCCTCGATCGGCTCCAGCCACCGCCGACAGCGATCCTTGGCTGCGTCGAGCTCCGCTGGCCCATCGCCGTAGCCAATCGGAGGAATATTCCGGTGGCTGCGTTTTGGACCATGTCGGCGTCGTTTTATTCCATGCTGCATCACCTTGATGTCTTTGCACGACACCGGGGTTTGACCGTCGATAAGGATACGATGG ATGGACAAGCCGAGAACATCCCGGGAATTTCTTCAGCTCATTTGGCAGACCTTCGAACTGTGCTTCATGAAAATGATCAACGAGTCATGCAGCTTGCTTTGGAATGTATTTCGAAAGTTCCCAGAGCAAATTATCTTTTACTCACCACAGTCCAAGAGTTAGAAGCTGAAACAATTGAGTCCTTAAAAGCTATATTTCCCTTTCCAGTCTATCCTATTGGCCCTGCTATACCTTATTTAGAACTAGGACAAAACCCTTTGAACAATGATCATAGTCATGACTATATAAAATGGCTAGATTCTCAGCCACCTGAATCAGTATTGTACATTTCTTTCGGTAGTTTCCTTTCAGTGTCTACTACCCAAATGGATCAAATTGTTGAAGCACTAAACAGTAGTGAAGTTCGTTATCTTTGGGTGGCTCGAGCCAATGcttcttttttgaaagaaaagtgTGGAGATAAGGGCATGGTGGTGCCATGGTGTGACCAATTGAAGGTGTTGTCTCATTCTTCCGTTGGTGGATTTTGGAGCCATTGTGGATGGAATTCCACTCTTGAAGCTCTCTTTGCTGGGGTGCCAATGCTGACATTCCCTCTTTTCTTGGATCAAGTTCCAAATAGCAGCCAAATTGTGGATGAGTGGAAGAATGGGTCTAAGGTAGAGACATCAAAGTTGGACAGTGAAGTTATTGTGGCAAAAGAAAAGATAGAAGAACTAGTTAAGAGGTTTATGGATCTTCAAAGCCAAGAGGGAAAGGAGATCAGAGACAGGGCAAGAGAAATCAAGGTTATGTGTCTCAGAGCGATTGCCGCAGGGGGATCCTCATATGGGAACCTTGATGCATTTATTAGAGACATTTCAAAACCACTGACTCATTAA
- the LOC114384740 gene encoding UDP-glycosyltransferase 87A1-like: MEAAPSSSTCACSHLVTMPYPARGYINPMMNFCKMLLSNDNTRLILVTFVVTEEWLGFIGSDPKPDIMRFATIPNVVASDHPGFLEAVMAKMEASFEELLNRLQPPPTAIVSDTFLYWAVVVGSRRNIPVALFSTMSASIFFVLHHHHLLVNLSGNYFNQNGGERVDYIPEISSMRVVDFPLNDGSCRSKQLLKTCLKGFAWVSKAQYLLFTSIYELEPHAIDVLKAELSLPIYTIGPAIPYFSLQNNPTFSTTNGTSDSYMEWLQVLFFTSHKGSHFSVSRAQMDEIAFALRESGIQFLWVGRSEASRLKEICGNQHYYKRSILRRRCDQQLRVLSHPSIGGFWSHCGWNSTKEGVLAGVSFLTFPIIMDQQIDSKMIVEDWKVGWRVKEDVKVNTTTLVKKDEIAMLVQKFMDLDSNLAREIRERSETLRQICSRAITNGGSAVTDLNAFVKDLVQTIH, from the exons ATGGAAGCAGCTCCATCATCATCAACTTGCGCCTGCAGCCACCTTGTGACCATGCCCTACCCTGCTCGCGGCTACATCAACCCCATGATGAACTTCTGCAAGATGCTTCTCTCCAACGACAACACCAGATTAATCCTCGTAACCTTCGTCGTCACCGAGGAATGGCTCGGTTTCATCGGCTCCGACCCAAAGCCCGACATTATGAGATTCGCTACAATCCCCAACGTCGTAGCTTCCGATCACCCGGGGTTCCTAGAAGCTGTCATGGCCAAAATGGAAGCGTCCTTTGAGGAGCTACTCAACCGCCTTCAGCCGCCGCCTACCGCCATCGTGTCTGATACTTTTCTGTACTGGGCGGTCGTTGTTGGAAGCCGGAGGAATATTCCGGTGGCGTTGTTTTCGACCATGTCCGCGTCTATTTTCTTTGTGCTCCACCACCATCACCTTTTGGTCAATTTGTCAGGTAATTATTTCAACC AAAACGGTGGCGAACGTGTGGATTATATTCCTGAAATTTCCTCAATGCGGGTCGTGGATTTTCCTCTAAACGATGGTAGTTGCCGCAGCAAGCAATTGCTGAAAACATGCCTGAAAGGTTTCGCGTGGGTTTCAAAAGCACAGTATCTTCTATTCACTTCCATTTATGAGCTCGAACCTCATGCCATTGATGTCCTAAAAGCAGAGTTGTCATTGCCCATATACACTATTGGCCCTGCCATACCTTATTTTAGCCTTCAAAACAATCCCACTTTCAGCACCACAAATGGGACTAGTGATAGCTACATGGAATGGCTACAGGTTCTGTTCTTTACATCTCACAAAGGAAGCCATTTCTCGGTTTCAAGGGCTCAAATGGATGAGATTGCATTTGCTTTGAGGGAAAGTGGCATTCAGTTCTTGTGGGTAGGCCGTAGTGAGGCttcaaggttgaaagaaatttgTGGGAAccaacactactacaaaagaagcattttacgac GAAGGTGTGACCAACAATTGAGAGTGTTGTCTCATCCTTCAATTGGAGGATTTTGGTCTCATTGTGGATGGAATTCAACCAAAGAAGGTGTGCTTGCTGGGGTTTCGTTTTTGACATTTCCAATAATTATGGACCAACAAATTGATAGTAAGATGATAGTAGAGGATTGGAAGGTTGGGTGGAGGGTGAAGGAAGATGTTAAAGTGAATACTACTACTTTGGTGAAGAAAGATGAAATCGCAATGCTAGTGCAGAAATTTATGGATTTGGATAGTAATCTTGCAAGGGAAATCAGGGAAAGATCCGAAACTCTTCGGCAGATATGTAGTCGTGCAATTACAAATGGTGGGTCAGCTGTTACTGATTTGAATGCCTTTGTTAAGGATTTAGTGCAGACAATACATTAA